One window from the genome of Nomascus leucogenys isolate Asia chromosome 12, Asia_NLE_v1, whole genome shotgun sequence encodes:
- the CSF1 gene encoding macrophage colony-stimulating factor 1 isoform X2, with product MTAPGAAGRCPPTTWLGSLLLLVCLLASRSITEEVSEYCSHMIGTGHLQSLQRLIDSQMETSCQITFEFVDQEQLKDPVCYLKKAFLLVQDIMEDTMRFRDNTPNAIAIVQLQELSLRLKSCFTKDYEEHDKACVRTFYETPLQLLEKVKNVFNETKNLLDKDWNIFSKNCNNSFAECSSQGHERQPEGSSSSQLQDSVFHLLVPSVILVLLAVGGLLFYRWRRRSRQEPQRADSPLEQPEGRPLTQDDRQVELPV from the exons ATGACCGCGCCAGGCGCCGCCGGGCGCTGCCCTCCCACG ACATGGCTGGGCTCCCTGCTGTTGTTGGTCTGTCTCCTGGCGAGCAGGAGTATCACCGAGGAGGTGTCGGAGTACTGTAGCCACATGATTGGGACTGGACACCTGCAGTCTCTGCAGCGGCTG ATTGACAGTCAGATGGAGACCTCGTGCCAAATTACCTTTGAGTTTGTAGACCAGGAACAGTTG AAAGATCCGGTGTGCTACCTTAAGAAGGCATTTCTCTTGGTACAAGACATAATGGAGGACACCATGCGCTTCAGAGATAACACCCCCAATGCCATCGCCATTGTGCAGCTGCAGGAACTCTCTTTGAGGCTGAAGAGCTGCTTCACCAAGGATTATGAAGAGCATGACAAG GCCTGCGTCCGAACTTTCTATGAGACACCTCTCCAGTTGCTGGAGAAGGTCAAGAATGTCTTTAATGAAACAAAGAATCTCCTTGACAAGGACTGGAATATTTTCAGCAAGAACTGCAACAACAGCTTTGCTGAATGCTCCAGCCAAG GCCATGAGAGGCAGCCCGAGGGATCCTCCAGCTCGCAGCTCCAGGACTCTGTCTTCCACCTGCTGGTGCCCAGTGTCATCCTGGTCTTGCTGGCCGTCGGAGGCCTCTTGTTCTACAGGTGGAGGCGGCGG AGCCGTCAAGAGCCTCAGAGAGCGGATTCTCCCTTGGAGCAGCCAGAGGGCCG CCCCCTGACTCAGGATGACAGACAGGTGGAACTGCCAGTGTAG
- the CSF1 gene encoding macrophage colony-stimulating factor 1 isoform X1, translating into MTAPGAAGRCPPTTWLGSLLLLVCLLASRSITEEVSEYCSHMIGTGHLQSLQRLIDSQMETSCQITFEFVDQEQLKDPVCYLKKAFLLVQDIMEDTMRFRDNTPNAIAIVQLQELSLRLKSCFTKDYEEHDKACVRTFYETPLQLLEKVKNVFNETKNLLDKDWNIFSKNCNNSFAECSSQDVVTKPDCNCLYPKAIPSSDPASVSPHQPLAPSMAPVAGLTWEDSEGTEGSSLLPGEQPLHTVDPGSAKQRPPRSTCQSLEPPETPVVKDSTIGGSPQPRPSVGAFNPGMEDILDSAMGTNWVPEEASGEATEIPVPQGTELSPSRPGGGSMQTEPARPSNFLSASSPLPASAKRQQPADLTGTALPRVGPVRPTGQDWNHTPQKTDHPSALLRDPPEPGSPRISSPRPQGLSNPSTLSAQPQLSRSHSSGNMLPLGELEGRRSTRDRRSPAEPEGGPASEGAARPLARFNSVPLTDTGHERQPEGSSSSQLQDSVFHLLVPSVILVLLAVGGLLFYRWRRRSRQEPQRADSPLEQPEGRPLTQDDRQVELPV; encoded by the exons ATGACCGCGCCAGGCGCCGCCGGGCGCTGCCCTCCCACG ACATGGCTGGGCTCCCTGCTGTTGTTGGTCTGTCTCCTGGCGAGCAGGAGTATCACCGAGGAGGTGTCGGAGTACTGTAGCCACATGATTGGGACTGGACACCTGCAGTCTCTGCAGCGGCTG ATTGACAGTCAGATGGAGACCTCGTGCCAAATTACCTTTGAGTTTGTAGACCAGGAACAGTTG AAAGATCCGGTGTGCTACCTTAAGAAGGCATTTCTCTTGGTACAAGACATAATGGAGGACACCATGCGCTTCAGAGATAACACCCCCAATGCCATCGCCATTGTGCAGCTGCAGGAACTCTCTTTGAGGCTGAAGAGCTGCTTCACCAAGGATTATGAAGAGCATGACAAG GCCTGCGTCCGAACTTTCTATGAGACACCTCTCCAGTTGCTGGAGAAGGTCAAGAATGTCTTTAATGAAACAAAGAATCTCCTTGACAAGGACTGGAATATTTTCAGCAAGAACTGCAACAACAGCTTTGCTGAATGCTCCAGCCAAG ATGTGGTGACCAAGCCTGATTGCAACTGCCTGTACCCCAAAGCCATCCCTAGCAGTGACCCAGCCTCTGTCTCCCCTCATCAGCCCCTCGCCCCCTCCATGGCCCCTGTGGCTGGCTTGACCTGGGAGGACTCTGAGGGAACTGAGGGCAGCTCCCTCTTGCCTGGTGAGCAGCCCCTGCACACAGTGGATCCAGGCAGTGCCAAGCAGCGGCCACCCAGGAGCACCTGCCAGAGCCTTGAGCCGCCAGAGACCCCGGTTGTCAAGGACAGCACCATCggtggctcaccacagcctcgccCCTCTGTCGGGGCCTTCAACCCTGGGATGGAGGATATTCTTGACTCTGCAATGGGCACTAATTGGGTCCCAGAAGAAGCCTCTGGAGAGGCCACTGAGATTCCCGTACCCCAAGGGACAGAGCTTTCCCCCTCCAGGCCAGGAGGGGGCAGCATGCAGACAGAGCCCGCCAGACCCAGCAACTTCCTCTCAGCATCTTCTCCACTCCCTGCATCAGCAAAGCGCCAACAGCCGGCAGATTTAACTGGTACCGCCTTGCCCAGGGTGGGCCCCGTGAGGCCCACTGGCCAGGACTGGAATCACACCCCCCAGAAGACAGACCATCCATCTGCCCTGCTCAGAGACCCCCCGGAGCCAGGCTCTCCCAGGATCTCATCACCGCGCCCCCAAGGCCTCAGCAACCCCTCCACCCTCTCTGCTCAGCCACAGCTTTCCAGAAGCCACTCCTCGGGCAACATGCTGCCCCTTGGGGagctggagggcaggaggagcacCAGGGATCGGAGGAGCCCCGCAGAGCCAGAAGGAGGACCAGCAAGTGAAGGGGCAGCCAGGCCCCTGGCCCGTTTTAACTCCGTTCCTTTGACTGACACAGGCCATGAGAGGCAGCCCGAGGGATCCTCCAGCTCGCAGCTCCAGGACTCTGTCTTCCACCTGCTGGTGCCCAGTGTCATCCTGGTCTTGCTGGCCGTCGGAGGCCTCTTGTTCTACAGGTGGAGGCGGCGG AGCCGTCAAGAGCCTCAGAGAGCGGATTCTCCCTTGGAGCAGCCAGAGGGCCG CCCCCTGACTCAGGATGACAGACAGGTGGAACTGCCAGTGTAG